The following proteins come from a genomic window of Gloeomargarita sp. SRBZ-1_bins_9:
- a CDS encoding adenine phosphoribosyltransferase gives MDLKALIRDVPDFPQPGIIFRDITTLLAHPQGLRYAIDELARRFRGRGVEVIVGPESRGFIFGVPIAYALGCGFVPVRKPGKLPGPVHRREYALEYGTDQLEIHQDGIRPGQRVLVVDDLLATGGTARAVGELVQQAQGELVGFGFIIELAYLGGRQRLPQTAIETLVTYE, from the coding sequence ATGGACCTAAAAGCGCTGATTCGCGACGTGCCGGATTTTCCCCAACCGGGGATCATCTTTCGGGACATCACGACGCTGCTGGCCCACCCACAGGGGCTGCGCTATGCAATCGATGAACTGGCGCGGCGGTTTCGCGGACGGGGGGTGGAGGTGATCGTCGGGCCGGAATCCCGGGGGTTTATTTTTGGGGTGCCGATTGCCTACGCCCTGGGGTGTGGGTTTGTGCCGGTGCGCAAGCCGGGGAAGTTACCAGGGCCAGTGCATCGCCGGGAATATGCCTTGGAGTACGGCACGGACCAGTTGGAGATTCACCAAGATGGGATTCGCCCAGGCCAACGGGTGTTGGTGGTGGATGACTTGCTGGCGACGGGGGGCACGGCCCGGGCGGTGGGGGAACTGGTGCAACAGGCCCAAGGGGAACTGGTGGGGTTTGGGTTCATCATTGAATTGGCCTACTTGGGGGGACGCCAACGCTTGCCCCAAACGGCCATCGAAACCCTGGTGACCTATGAATAG
- a CDS encoding YggS family pyridoxal phosphate-dependent enzyme, whose product MGKTPVTPEEQLAQNWERLRLQIPPQVRVVAVTKQVPVELIRQAYYLGLRDFGENRIQEAIPKIQALQDLPGITWHFIGHLQRNKARLALEYFPWIHSVDDLALAQRLDRLNAQLHQPAQLLLQVKLRPDPHKYGWQVPDLLQAIPALQQLQHVALKGLMTIAPLGLSPTELQALFRELVALGQQLCDRLPIQEYSMGMSDDYPYAIAAGATMVRLGRCLFGERPTAPAGYPLKNL is encoded by the coding sequence GTGGGAAAAACGCCTGTGACCCCCGAAGAACAACTGGCGCAAAATTGGGAACGCCTGCGCCTGCAAATTCCCCCCCAGGTGCGGGTGGTAGCGGTAACCAAACAGGTACCGGTGGAACTAATCCGCCAGGCCTATTACCTGGGGTTACGGGATTTTGGCGAAAACCGCATTCAGGAGGCCATCCCTAAAATCCAAGCCCTCCAGGATTTACCCGGCATCACCTGGCACTTTATTGGGCATCTACAACGCAACAAAGCCCGCCTGGCCTTGGAATATTTCCCCTGGATTCACAGCGTGGACGACCTGGCTTTAGCCCAACGGCTCGACCGGCTAAACGCCCAGTTGCACCAGCCCGCCCAATTACTCCTGCAGGTGAAACTCCGCCCCGACCCCCACAAATACGGCTGGCAGGTCCCCGATTTGCTCCAAGCCATCCCCGCCTTGCAGCAACTCCAGCACGTGGCCCTTAAAGGGCTTATGACCATTGCCCCTTTAGGTTTATCCCCCACCGAACTGCAGGCCCTATTTCGGGAACTGGTGGCCCTAGGGCAGCAGCTTTGCGACCGCCTGCCGATTCAGGAGTATTCGATGGGTATGTCTGATGACTACCCCTATGCCATTGCCGCCGGGGCCACCATGGTGCGTTTAGGACGCTGTCTGTTCGGTGAACGACCGACCGCCCCTGCCGGCTACCCCCTTAAAAACTTGTAA
- a CDS encoding PipX family protein gives MTGESYLNHPNFGLLYRICRLGDGSELYMTLYAHRLFFQVRSQGDALEIEPVSRHQAKMLIEMHLRDLRRLGKLQEYQKLQQWEKRL, from the coding sequence ATGACCGGCGAATCCTATCTCAATCATCCCAACTTTGGTCTGCTTTACCGGATTTGCCGCTTGGGAGATGGCAGCGAACTCTACATGACCCTCTATGCCCATCGTCTGTTTTTTCAGGTGCGCTCCCAGGGAGACGCCTTGGAAATTGAACCCGTCAGCCGGCACCAGGCCAAAATGCTCATCGAGATGCACCTGCGGGACCTGCGGCGACTCGGTAAACTTCAGGAGTACCAAAAGCTCCAGCAGTGGGAAAAACGCCTGTGA
- the proC gene encoding pyrroline-5-carboxylate reductase: MTYRLGVIGGGVLAEALVKGLLAENIYPPATILVSHPRAERRQYWQETYGVVVSGDNRAAAAATEVVLVAVKPQQFSQVVPALSSVHPQAVLVSVLAGLSLTTLEQTVPGAVWVRAMPNTPVRVRAGITALAWGSRVNEVQKQRVEQLFRAVGQVVVVPETYLNAVTALAGSGPAYVAVLLEGLIDGGVLAGLPRALATQLAVQTLAGTAAMLQQPGITPADVKAQVMSPGGTTAAGLLPLETQGVRGILMQTVQAAYLRAQTLEQAG; this comes from the coding sequence ATGACCTATCGGTTGGGGGTCATCGGCGGGGGTGTCCTGGCAGAAGCCCTCGTCAAAGGACTGTTAGCCGAAAATATCTATCCTCCTGCGACGATCCTGGTCAGCCATCCCCGGGCGGAGCGACGGCAGTATTGGCAAGAGACCTATGGGGTGGTGGTCAGTGGTGACAACCGGGCAGCGGCGGCAGCTACAGAGGTTGTGTTAGTGGCCGTGAAACCCCAACAGTTTTCCCAGGTGGTGCCGGCCCTGAGTTCTGTCCATCCCCAGGCGGTGTTGGTATCGGTCTTGGCCGGTCTGTCCCTGACGACCTTGGAGCAGACGGTTCCCGGAGCAGTCTGGGTGCGGGCCATGCCGAATACACCAGTGCGGGTACGGGCCGGGATTACCGCCCTCGCCTGGGGCAGTCGGGTGAATGAAGTCCAAAAACAGCGGGTCGAGCAACTGTTTCGGGCCGTCGGTCAGGTGGTGGTTGTACCGGAAACCTATTTGAATGCTGTGACGGCGCTGGCGGGGTCAGGACCGGCCTATGTGGCTGTGCTACTGGAAGGCTTGATTGATGGGGGAGTGTTGGCGGGCCTACCCCGGGCTTTGGCCACCCAGTTGGCGGTGCAAACCCTGGCGGGAACGGCGGCCATGCTCCAGCAACCGGGGATAACGCCGGCGGATGTGAAGGCCCAGGTCATGAGTCCCGGGGGGACAACGGCAGCCGGCCTCTTGCCTTTGGAAACCCAAGGGGTGCGCGGCATCCTGATGCAAACCGTACAGGCGGCCTATCTACGGGCGCAGACGCTGGAACAAGCTGGTTAG
- a CDS encoding cell division protein SepF, which yields MLKRLREWVSLGEPVEYDYDPGQHPTSPPPMTPPTTERRDAPRRRERPSMTTASEPSTPKTPMNNVIGLPTAHNQPFEVVVMEPRSFEEMPQAIQALRERKSVVLNVTLMEPELAQRAVDFVAGGTYAIDGHQERLGESIFLFTPNGVQVTTRTSVPNPTPMEAPNPLRNTPPIWTPEAMPAYLAQ from the coding sequence ATGCTGAAGCGCTTGCGCGAATGGGTCAGTTTGGGGGAGCCGGTGGAGTATGATTATGACCCCGGTCAGCATCCGACCTCCCCACCCCCCATGACGCCACCGACGACCGAGCGCCGCGACGCTCCCCGTCGGCGGGAACGTCCCTCGATGACGACTGCTTCTGAACCTTCTACCCCGAAAACGCCCATGAACAACGTGATTGGTTTACCCACAGCCCACAACCAGCCCTTTGAGGTGGTGGTGATGGAACCTCGCTCTTTTGAGGAGATGCCCCAGGCGATTCAGGCCCTGCGGGAGCGCAAATCGGTGGTGCTCAATGTCACCCTGATGGAACCGGAGTTGGCCCAACGGGCGGTGGATTTTGTTGCCGGCGGCACCTACGCCATTGATGGGCACCAGGAACGTTTAGGGGAAAGCATTTTCCTGTTTACCCCCAACGGCGTACAGGTCACCACCCGTACTTCGGTACCCAACCCAACCCCCATGGAAGCCCCCAATCCCCTACGGAATACGCCCCCCATCTGGACACCAGAGGCGATGCCGGCCTACTTAGCCCAGTAG
- a CDS encoding ABC transporter permease, with product MNRWVARLVRNYWLKRLLQAVLTLLLASALSFAILQLAPGDYLNTLQQNPTISAETVEALRQQFGLDKSPVEQYVRWLSQVLRGNFGESFVYRRPVALLLWERVPATLLLAVTSLLMTWGLAIPLGIVAAVHQNRWLDYCLQGLSYIAQGFPSFVAGLLLLFLAQRTGWFPVGDMTRLDFEDLTLLGKVLDVLWHLFLPALTLTIISFAGLQRLMRGNLLEVLRQDYIRTARAKGLLENRVIYVHALRNAINPLITLLGFEFASLLSGAFISEYFFNWPGLGRLILQAVTAQDVYLVMASLLLGSVMLVLGNLLADVLLQWADPRIQLHRE from the coding sequence ATGAATAGATGGGTGGCCCGCCTGGTGAGGAACTACTGGTTAAAACGCCTGTTGCAAGCGGTGTTGACCCTGTTGTTGGCGTCGGCTTTGTCCTTTGCTATCCTGCAACTGGCGCCGGGGGATTACCTGAACACTCTGCAGCAAAATCCTACGATTTCGGCGGAGACGGTGGAGGCGCTGCGCCAGCAATTTGGGTTGGATAAATCGCCGGTGGAACAGTATGTCCGTTGGCTGTCGCAAGTGCTGCGGGGGAATTTTGGGGAGAGTTTTGTTTATCGGCGACCGGTGGCCCTGCTGCTGTGGGAACGGGTGCCGGCGACGTTGCTCCTGGCGGTGACATCGCTCCTGATGACCTGGGGGTTGGCGATACCCCTGGGGATCGTGGCGGCGGTCCACCAAAACCGCTGGCTGGATTATTGCCTACAGGGCCTCAGCTACATCGCCCAGGGGTTTCCCAGTTTTGTGGCGGGTTTGCTGTTGCTGTTTTTGGCCCAGCGCACGGGCTGGTTTCCGGTGGGGGATATGACGCGCCTGGACTTTGAGGATTTGACGCTGCTGGGTAAGGTGTTGGATGTGCTTTGGCATTTGTTTTTGCCGGCGCTGACGCTAACCATCATTAGCTTTGCCGGGTTGCAGCGGCTGATGCGGGGGAATTTGCTAGAGGTGTTGCGCCAGGATTACATCCGTACTGCTAGGGCTAAAGGGCTGCTGGAGAACCGGGTGATCTATGTCCATGCCCTGCGCAATGCCATTAATCCCTTGATCACGCTGCTGGGGTTTGAGTTTGCTTCTCTGCTGAGTGGGGCGTTTATTTCTGAGTATTTTTTCAATTGGCCGGGGCTGGGGCGGTTGATTTTACAGGCGGTGACGGCCCAGGATGTGTACCTGGTGATGGCCAGTTTGCTGCTGGGGTCGGTGATGTTGGTTTTGGGGAATTTGCTGGCGGACGTGCTGTTGCAGTGGGCGGACCCGCGTATCCAATTGCACCGGGAGTAG
- a CDS encoding phage holin family protein has protein sequence MLTKLLVTWVVNALSLWIISRLPLGVRIEGFGTALWTALVLGLLNALVRPLLLVLTLPLNILTLGLFTLVVNALIFAIAAAVVKGFRLQSWVSAFIGPILLAVLNGLLFKLLGA, from the coding sequence ATGTTGACGAAGTTGCTGGTGACGTGGGTGGTGAATGCGCTGAGTTTGTGGATTATTTCCCGACTGCCGCTGGGGGTGCGGATAGAAGGGTTTGGCACGGCCTTGTGGACGGCGCTGGTGCTGGGGTTGCTCAATGCCCTGGTGCGCCCGTTGTTGCTGGTGCTGACGTTGCCTTTGAATATCCTGACGTTGGGGCTGTTTACGTTGGTGGTCAACGCTTTGATCTTTGCCATCGCGGCGGCTGTGGTGAAGGGATTCCGGTTGCAAAGCTGGGTGAGCGCCTTCATTGGCCCTATCTTGTTGGCGGTGCTCAATGGGTTGCTGTTTAAGCTGTTGGGGGCCTAG
- a CDS encoding tetratricopeptide repeat protein yields the protein MQRWWGLGLTVLLTVRPVLAQGGGGGGHRPEPGTFRPWQEVVQMEVDRAFRHTTLLLNLLLLVLVLLPIATGLGLWWLRRSILQQLVQMAADQAQKPMRTQAETIVAEVLAQQLTHYQITLAALATQTRQALEQEWQKRLHTLAEATEAMTVVPPPQPVLERLRQWLTQSDSALPRDLEQQLAQFQPDQPTLQADDCLLLGQVWQRLGQWDQALAYYQQASQRQPDRWEAWYHLGVALSHGQRYPEALTCFEKALALQPQASQIRHQRDALLEKLP from the coding sequence ATGCAACGATGGTGGGGGCTGGGATTGACCGTCCTGCTGACAGTCAGACCGGTGCTGGCCCAAGGCGGGGGTGGGGGCGGCCATCGTCCTGAACCCGGTACCTTCCGGCCCTGGCAAGAAGTGGTGCAAATGGAGGTGGACCGAGCCTTTCGCCACACGACCCTACTGCTTAACCTGTTGCTGTTGGTGCTGGTGTTGCTGCCGATAGCGACGGGGCTGGGTTTATGGTGGTTGCGCCGCAGTATTCTTCAGCAACTGGTGCAAATGGCGGCTGACCAGGCCCAAAAACCCATGCGCACCCAGGCGGAGACCATCGTGGCGGAAGTGCTGGCCCAGCAACTCACCCACTACCAAATCACCCTGGCTGCCCTGGCCACCCAAACCCGCCAAGCCCTGGAGCAGGAATGGCAAAAACGGCTGCATACCCTGGCCGAAGCCACGGAAGCCATGACCGTCGTTCCCCCCCCCCAACCGGTCTTGGAACGCCTGCGCCAGTGGTTGACCCAAAGCGACAGCGCCCTACCTAGGGACCTGGAACAACAACTGGCCCAATTCCAGCCTGACCAACCCACCCTCCAGGCCGACGATTGTTTACTCCTGGGCCAGGTTTGGCAGCGGTTAGGCCAGTGGGATCAGGCCCTGGCGTACTACCAGCAGGCCAGCCAAAGACAACCCGACCGTTGGGAAGCCTGGTATCACCTAGGGGTTGCCCTCAGCCATGGCCAGCGCTATCCGGAGGCTCTGACCTGTTTTGAAAAGGCTTTGGCCCTGCAACCCCAAGCTAGCCAGATCCGCCACCAGCGGGATGCTCTCCTGGAAAAGCTACCCTAA
- the uvrA gene encoding excinuclease ABC subunit UvrA — translation MTAGSGEVIRIRGARQHNLKNIDLDLPRNRLIVFTGVSGSGKSSLAFDTIFAEGQRRYVESLSAYARQFLGQLDKPEVDAIEGLSPAISIDQKSTSHNPRSTVGTVTEIYDYFRLLFGRAGVPHCPICDRNISPQTVDQIADQILSLPPGTRLQLLAPVVRGKKGTHQKLLAQIAQQGFARVRVNGQVYALEEVPPLEKNHSHRLEIVVDRLVVKPDVYSRLVDSLRTCLQQGEGVVIASIQEGDAWRDWVFSEKFACPEHGAVMAELSPRLFSFNSPYGACPACHGLGFLRRFSPELVIPNPKLPLYQAIAPWSDKPHDYYLGLLDSLGAAYGFDLATPWCQLTPQQQEIILYGAPEPIWLGNGRQGYWKTYEGVLNLLERQYRETTSELIQQKLDQYRFDSPCPACHGTRLKPEALAVRVGGYRITDFTGVSVQECLQLLERLELTPRQAQIAHLVLKEIRARLQFLVDVGLDYLTLDRSAMTLSGGEAQRIRLATQIGSGLTGVLYVLDEPSIGLHQRDNSRLLATLKRLRDLGNTLIVVEHDEETIRSADHIVDIGPGAGVHGGRIVAQGQLADILEHPESITGAYLSGRKEIVTPACRRPGNGQVLRLRDAHRHNLKHLDVEIPLGMFVCVTGVSGSGKSTLVNELLYPALAHHFGHKVPFPAELGAIEGLEALDKVIVIDQSPIGRTPRSNPATYTGAFDAIRAVFAETPAAKARGYKAGHFSFNVKGGRCEACGGQGVNVIEMHFLPNVYVTCEVCQGQRYSRETLEVKYKGKSIADVLDMTVAEACEFFAAIPQAVSRLQTLVDVGLGYIRLGQPAPTLSGGEAQRIKLATELSRRATGRTLYLIDEPTTGLSFYDVHRLLEVIQRLVDKGNTVLVIEHNLDVIRCCDWVIDLGPEGGHQGGEIVATGTPEQVAQHPHSHTGRYLQMALAQHPPRPHQA, via the coding sequence ATGACAGCCGGCAGCGGCGAGGTGATTCGCATCCGGGGCGCCCGCCAGCACAACCTGAAAAATATTGATTTGGATTTGCCCCGCAACCGGTTGATTGTGTTTACGGGGGTGTCGGGGTCGGGGAAGTCATCCCTAGCCTTTGACACGATCTTTGCTGAGGGGCAGCGGCGGTATGTGGAGTCTTTGAGCGCCTATGCCCGCCAGTTTTTGGGGCAGTTGGATAAGCCGGAGGTGGATGCCATCGAGGGCTTGAGTCCGGCGATTTCCATTGACCAAAAATCCACGTCCCATAACCCGCGCTCGACGGTGGGCACGGTCACGGAAATTTACGATTACTTCCGCTTGTTGTTTGGCCGGGCGGGGGTGCCCCATTGCCCCATCTGCGACCGCAATATCAGCCCCCAAACGGTGGACCAAATCGCTGACCAGATTTTGAGCTTACCTCCAGGGACGCGGTTGCAACTGCTGGCGCCGGTGGTGCGGGGGAAAAAGGGCACCCATCAAAAACTGTTGGCCCAAATCGCCCAGCAGGGGTTTGCCCGGGTGCGGGTCAACGGCCAGGTGTATGCCCTGGAGGAGGTGCCACCCCTGGAGAAAAACCACAGCCATCGCCTGGAAATCGTGGTGGACCGGCTGGTGGTGAAACCGGATGTGTATAGCCGTTTGGTGGATTCCCTGAGGACGTGCTTGCAGCAGGGAGAGGGGGTGGTCATTGCCAGTATTCAGGAGGGGGACGCCTGGCGGGATTGGGTGTTTTCGGAGAAATTTGCCTGTCCGGAACATGGGGCGGTGATGGCGGAGTTGTCCCCCCGGTTGTTTTCTTTTAATTCGCCCTACGGTGCTTGCCCGGCATGTCATGGGTTGGGGTTTTTGCGGCGTTTTAGCCCGGAGTTGGTGATTCCCAATCCCAAACTGCCCCTGTACCAGGCGATTGCCCCTTGGTCGGATAAACCCCATGACTACTACCTGGGGCTGCTGGATAGCTTGGGGGCTGCCTACGGCTTTGACTTGGCCACTCCTTGGTGTCAACTGACGCCCCAGCAGCAGGAGATCATTTTGTATGGGGCGCCGGAGCCGATTTGGTTGGGAAATGGCCGCCAGGGCTATTGGAAGACATATGAGGGGGTGCTGAACCTGCTGGAGCGGCAATATCGGGAAACGACGTCGGAGTTGATCCAGCAAAAGCTGGACCAGTACCGGTTCGATTCCCCTTGTCCAGCTTGCCACGGTACGCGTTTGAAACCGGAGGCGCTGGCGGTACGGGTGGGGGGCTACCGCATTACGGATTTCACGGGCGTTTCGGTGCAGGAGTGTTTGCAGTTGCTGGAGCGCCTGGAACTTACGCCCCGCCAAGCCCAAATCGCCCACCTGGTGCTCAAGGAAATCCGGGCGCGGCTGCAGTTTCTGGTGGATGTGGGGCTGGATTATCTCACCCTGGACCGCTCGGCGATGACCCTTTCCGGCGGTGAGGCCCAGCGTATTCGGCTGGCTACCCAAATCGGTTCGGGACTCACGGGGGTGCTGTATGTGTTGGATGAGCCGAGTATCGGACTGCACCAGCGGGATAACAGCCGGCTGCTGGCCACGCTCAAGCGCCTGCGGGATTTGGGCAATACGTTGATCGTGGTGGAGCACGATGAGGAGACCATCCGCAGCGCTGATCACATTGTGGATATTGGGCCGGGGGCGGGGGTGCACGGCGGCCGCATCGTTGCCCAGGGACAATTGGCAGACATCCTGGAGCACCCGGAGTCCATCACGGGGGCTTACCTGTCGGGCCGCAAGGAAATCGTTACGCCGGCGTGCCGTCGTCCGGGCAATGGCCAAGTCCTGCGCCTGCGGGATGCCCACCGCCACAACCTAAAACACCTTGACGTGGAGATTCCCTTGGGGATGTTTGTGTGTGTGACGGGGGTGTCTGGGTCGGGGAAGTCCACGTTGGTCAACGAGTTGCTCTATCCGGCCTTGGCGCACCATTTCGGTCACAAGGTGCCCTTTCCGGCGGAATTGGGAGCGATTGAAGGATTGGAGGCCTTGGATAAGGTGATCGTGATTGACCAGTCTCCTATCGGGCGGACGCCCCGCTCCAATCCGGCGACCTACACAGGGGCCTTTGATGCCATTCGGGCCGTTTTTGCCGAGACACCGGCGGCCAAGGCGCGGGGTTACAAAGCGGGCCATTTTTCCTTTAATGTCAAGGGGGGGCGCTGCGAGGCCTGTGGGGGCCAAGGGGTGAATGTCATTGAGATGCACTTTCTGCCCAACGTGTATGTGACCTGCGAGGTGTGCCAGGGCCAGCGCTACAGCCGGGAGACGTTGGAGGTGAAATACAAGGGCAAATCCATCGCCGATGTGTTGGATATGACGGTGGCGGAGGCCTGCGAGTTTTTTGCCGCTATTCCCCAGGCGGTCAGTCGCCTGCAAACCCTGGTGGATGTGGGGCTGGGTTATATCCGGCTGGGGCAACCGGCGCCTACGTTGTCGGGGGGGGAGGCCCAGCGCATCAAACTGGCGACGGAGCTGTCGCGGCGGGCCACCGGTAGGACTCTGTATTTGATTGACGAACCCACCACCGGTTTGTCGTTTTATGACGTACATCGGTTGCTGGAGGTGATCCAACGCCTGGTGGATAAGGGGAATACGGTGCTGGTGATTGAGCACAATTTGGATGTGATCCGCTGTTGCGATTGGGTGATCGATTTGGGGCCAGAAGGAGGACATCAGGGCGGTGAGATTGTCGCAACCGGAACGCCGGAGCAGGTGGCCCAACATCCCCATTCCCACACGGGGCGTTATCTGCAAATGGCGCTGGCGCAACATCCCCCGCGTCCCCATCAGGCATAA